TGTTGGATCAGGACTAGTTGAATGGTATGCATCATTTCCTATACTATATCCACATATATCACCGTATATTTTAGCTCCTCTATTAAGGGCATGTTCATATTCTTCAAATATAAAAATAGCACCACCTTCACCTATATTAATACCATCTCGGTTTTTATCGAAAGGTTTGCAAGGTTTATCACTCATATTCTGCAATGAATGAAAACCGTAGCAAGAGAATTCTGTAAGAGGATCCATTCCAACTACTATTACTAAATCTGCCCTATTTGAATGAATCAAAGAATAGGCTGTACCCGCAGCTGATGTTCCTGCTGCACAGGCTGATGTATTCGTATAACATGGACCATTTACTCCACAAATACTAGCAAATTGGGAGAAATTATTATTAACTAAACAATCTTTTAAATTATGTTTTACATAGCCTATAATATAATCATTTGATCCAACTGATGTTGCTATAGACATACACGCTCTTTCCTCTAACTTCTGTATGTCTTCTACTGATAAATTACTATCTTCAAGCATTTGCTTTACTAAATCCTTAAAAATGCTTGTTACTCTTGTTTCCTGTTTATCTTTATCTATTTCATAGGGCAAACTTTTTTTTATTTCCCCTACATAATCT
The nucleotide sequence above comes from Hathewaya histolytica. Encoded proteins:
- a CDS encoding beta-ketoacyl-[acyl-carrier-protein] synthase family protein; its protein translation is MEKGGGRRVVVTSIGVLNSNGNTTEEFFRNCMQGKVGIDKCTIFNTEKLRTDYVGEIKKSLPYEIDKDKQETRVTSIFKDLVKQMLEDSNLSVEDIQKLEERACMSIATSVGSNDYIIGYVKHNLKDCLVNNNFSQFASICGVNGPCYTNTSACAAGTSAAGTAYSLIHSNRADLVIVVGMDPLTEFSCYGFHSLQNMSDKPCKPFDKNRDGINIGEGGAIFIFEEYEHALNRGAKIYGDICGYSIGNDAYHSTSPDPTGEGALRVMKNALTQGGIDAEKLNYINAHGTGTLLNDEMELKSISGLDKQDPIYVSSTKSMVGHCLAGAGAIELAATLLSVYHDVVFPTATLEESQLTYDNINLIKNKGIYEKVNYALSNSFAFGGNSASILVGKGKDT